The Leifsonia poae region CCCGAAACCCTTGAGCGCATCCGAGGTGTCGAACGGGCCGGTCAACGTCAGTGGGCTCCAAGCCCGATATGAGCCGAGCATCGATCCGCTCGGCGGAAAGCTCGTCGTCTTCTTCACCGTGCACAACGGGTCGAAGACGGCGTTCGCCTCGACCGTGAAGATCTCCGCGGCTGGACCGGTGGGGAACGCGATCACGAGCACGCCGGCCGTGGCCGTTCCGACGATCCAGCCCGGCGCCACCGTCGCGATCGAGCGCACGCTCACGGGTATCGGCCAGTGGGCGTTCGTCACCGTGCATGCCACGTACACCCCGCCGGCCACGCTCGACGGCACTGCCGTGAATCCCGTGGAGCGCGACGTCACCGTGTTCGCCTTCCCGTGGCTCGGGATGTCGGTGCTCGTCCTGCTCGCCGCGGGTGCGGGCGTGGTTGCGCTCGTCGTCCACTCCGCGGCGGCGGCACCGGCACTGGTAGCGGTGACCACGTGATGACGGTGCAGGCCACAGCGGAGACGACAGCGCAGCCGACAATGGGGGCCGACGCGATCTCGAGCGGCGGAGAACCGCAGGCCCACGGCCGGTTCGGCCGCATGCCGAAGAAGGCGCCTGCGCCGAGGGCCCCGCGTCCACCACGCCGGCCGCCGGCGCCCCCACGCGAGCCCGTGGACATGACGCCGAACCAGCGACTGGTGCGCGGGTTCGCCACGCTCGGCGCCGCGCTTCTCATCGGGTTCGCGGCGAACGTGCTCGTGCTCAGCCACCTGCACCACCTCATCGGGCAGCAGGTGTCCACGAACACATTCCGGGAGCAGCTGGCCGACGCGACCGCACCGGTCAGCGAAGGCGATGTGCACAGCGTCCTGCTTCCCGACGGCGCGCCCGTCTCGCTCCTCTCGATCCCGTCGATCGATCTGAAGGAGGTCGTGCTCGAGGGTTCGTCCTCCGGTGTGACAGCGAACGGTCCCGGTCACCGCCGCGACACGGTGCTGCCCGGCCAGGCGGGCACGAGCATCCTGCTCGGACGTTCGGCCGCATACGGCGGCCCCTTCTCGCGCATCCAGCAGCTGACACCCGGCGCGACGATCGTGACGGTCACCGGACAGGGCACGAGCAACTATCGCGTCATCGGCGTGCGCTACGCGGGCGACCCCGACCTGCCGACCCTGAAGGCCGGCCAGGGTCGGCTCACCCTCGAGACGGCGCGCGGGCTCCCGTACGTTCCGTCCGGGGTCGTGAGGGTGGATGCGCAGCTCGTCTCGACCGTTCGCGATGCGGGATTCCGCCAGACCACCCCGCAGACCTTGCCGCTGGCGGATCGCGAGCTCGCCAGCGATCCCTCCACCGCGTGGATCCTCGTCTTCGCGCTCCAGGCGCTGCTCGCCGCCGAACTGCTCGCGGTGAGAGCCCTCGACAGATTCGGCGCCCAGCGGGTGTGGATCGTCTTCCTTCCTGTGCTGCTCGCGGTCGGCGTCATCGCCACGGACCAAGCGGCACGACTCCTGCCCAACCTCCTCTGAGCCTCCGACCAGGAATCCGCATCGCCATGACCGA contains the following coding sequences:
- a CDS encoding sortase, yielding MTPNQRLVRGFATLGAALLIGFAANVLVLSHLHHLIGQQVSTNTFREQLADATAPVSEGDVHSVLLPDGAPVSLLSIPSIDLKEVVLEGSSSGVTANGPGHRRDTVLPGQAGTSILLGRSAAYGGPFSRIQQLTPGATIVTVTGQGTSNYRVIGVRYAGDPDLPTLKAGQGRLTLETARGLPYVPSGVVRVDAQLVSTVRDAGFRQTTPQTLPLADRELASDPSTAWILVFALQALLAAELLAVRALDRFGAQRVWIVFLPVLLAVGVIATDQAARLLPNLL